From a region of the Methylomonas rapida genome:
- a CDS encoding PhoH family protein, protein MNIQATAKKLFVLDTNVLMHDPTAIFRFQEHNIFIPMVVLEELDHAKRGVSDVARNVRQVSRFLDDLIRDADQHTINEGLPLSKIEHGPAGEQADIGRLYFQTRQLSHLLPADLPGQIADNSILSIVLALTKEYPNVNVILVSKDINMRIKAAALQIVAEDYHNDQTIEDIDLLYSGSMALEPDFWEQHGDKMESWQDNNHTFYRIHGPHVAEWYPNQFLYLEDESGFEAIVKSVDGETAVLQLARDYRNKHHSVWGVCAKNREQNFALNALLDPNVDFVTLLGSAGTGKTLLALAAGLSLTMEHKAFLEIIMTRETVPVGEDIGFLPGSEEEKMAPWMGALMDNLEVLGSRSGTTEWEQGASQNMMMNRVKIRSLNFMRGRTFLNRYLIIDEAQNLTPKQMKTLITRAGPGTKIICIGNLAQIDTPYLTATSSGLTYVVDRFKNWENSAHITLKRGERSRLADYASDVL, encoded by the coding sequence ATGAATATTCAAGCCACCGCCAAAAAACTGTTCGTATTGGATACCAATGTCCTGATGCACGACCCTACCGCGATTTTTCGTTTTCAGGAACACAATATTTTCATTCCGATGGTGGTGCTGGAAGAACTGGACCATGCGAAAAGAGGCGTATCCGATGTCGCCCGTAACGTGCGCCAGGTCAGCCGCTTTCTGGACGACCTGATCCGGGACGCCGACCAACACACGATCAACGAAGGTCTGCCATTATCCAAAATCGAGCACGGCCCCGCTGGCGAACAGGCCGATATCGGGCGCCTTTATTTTCAAACCCGCCAGTTATCGCACTTGCTGCCGGCGGACCTGCCCGGTCAAATCGCCGATAACTCGATACTCAGCATCGTACTGGCGTTGACCAAGGAATATCCCAACGTCAATGTGATTCTGGTGTCCAAGGACATCAACATGCGCATCAAGGCTGCTGCCTTGCAGATCGTTGCCGAAGACTATCATAACGACCAAACCATAGAAGACATCGACCTGCTCTACAGCGGCTCGATGGCATTGGAGCCGGATTTCTGGGAACAGCACGGCGACAAAATGGAATCCTGGCAAGATAACAACCATACTTTTTACCGCATCCACGGCCCGCATGTAGCGGAATGGTACCCCAATCAATTTCTATATCTCGAGGACGAATCGGGGTTTGAAGCGATCGTCAAATCCGTGGACGGCGAGACGGCCGTATTGCAACTCGCGCGCGACTACCGCAACAAACACCACAGCGTCTGGGGCGTATGCGCGAAAAACCGCGAGCAAAACTTCGCCCTGAACGCCCTGCTCGACCCCAACGTCGACTTCGTCACCCTGCTCGGTTCCGCCGGCACCGGTAAAACCCTGCTGGCCCTGGCCGCCGGCCTGTCCTTGACGATGGAACACAAGGCCTTTCTGGAAATCATCATGACCCGCGAAACCGTGCCGGTTGGCGAGGACATCGGCTTTTTGCCGGGTTCCGAGGAAGAAAAAATGGCCCCCTGGATGGGCGCCTTGATGGACAACCTGGAAGTGCTAGGCAGCCGCTCCGGCACGACCGAATGGGAACAAGGCGCTTCGCAGAACATGATGATGAACCGGGTCAAAATACGTTCCTTGAATTTCATGCGCGGCCGCACCTTCCTGAACCGTTATTTGATCATCGACGAGGCGCAGAACCTGACGCCCAAACAGATGAAAACCCTGATCACCCGCGCCGGTCCGGGCACCAAAATCATTTGCATCGGCAATCTGGCACAAATCGACACGCCTTATTTGACGGCCACCAGCTCCGGTTTGACCTACGTGGTCGATCGCTTCAAGAACTGGGAAAACAGCGCGCATATCACGCTGAAACGCGGCGAACGCTCGCGCTTGGCGGATTATGCCTCCGACGTGCTGTAA
- a CDS encoding tetratricopeptide repeat protein, with protein sequence MKNKSLLAFLPLLVLASACSTVPEQQQKPVAKVVKPKQPAPVKPPIAKKPAPPVVRKDPPGTATYAIDDAKSSFKIEPSVPAMRIDPMAPPVELPSATGSADGTATPAPGSNLITPTPVVSAPVMPAYAVEDVRMPAGTSPAVVALLTEADRNRASGDLDAAVISTERALRIDSRNPALTYKLAQLRIKQNKPQLAEELAGKAALLAGSDLDLKRKSWLLIAEARRMQQNYQGAKEAKAKAESF encoded by the coding sequence ATGAAAAACAAATCCTTGTTAGCTTTTCTGCCGTTGCTGGTTCTGGCATCCGCCTGTAGCACGGTGCCTGAGCAACAGCAAAAACCCGTGGCCAAGGTGGTCAAGCCAAAGCAGCCGGCGCCGGTAAAACCGCCCATCGCCAAAAAGCCTGCTCCTCCGGTGGTTAGAAAAGATCCGCCCGGCACAGCGACTTACGCCATCGATGACGCCAAAAGCAGTTTTAAAATAGAGCCTAGCGTGCCGGCCATGCGTATCGATCCCATGGCGCCGCCGGTGGAATTGCCAAGCGCTACCGGGAGTGCGGATGGTACGGCCACACCCGCGCCGGGCAGCAATCTGATCACCCCTACGCCTGTCGTTTCGGCGCCCGTGATGCCGGCCTATGCCGTTGAAGACGTTCGCATGCCGGCGGGAACATCGCCCGCCGTCGTGGCCTTGCTGACCGAGGCCGATCGCAATCGTGCCTCGGGCGATCTCGATGCGGCGGTGATTTCCACCGAGCGGGCCTTGCGTATTGATTCCCGAAATCCCGCGCTGACCTATAAACTGGCTCAACTCAGGATCAAGCAAAACAAGCCGCAGTTGGCCGAGGAATTGGCCGGCAAGGCCGCCTTATTGGCCGGCAGCGACCTGGATTTGAAGCGCAAAAGTTGGTTGTTGATTGCCGAAGCCCGACGCATGCAGCAAAACTACCAGGGCGCCAAGGAAGCCAAGGCAAAGGCGGAAAGCTTTTAA
- a CDS encoding ATP-dependent DNA helicase has product MTELADVFGSDGALAGVIAGYSPRSAQIEMAEKIAEAIASGQNLIAEAGTGTGKTFAYLIPAILSRKKVIVSTGTKNLQDQLFNKDLPLIRKALSRIPFKASLLKGRANYLCTYRLELALNASFGYSKEDAAALAQIKSWSRRTKTGDVSEVADVHDGDPVWYHATSTTDNCLGQNCPDYADCFLTKARKQAQESDVVVVNHHLLCADWSIRETGFGELLPDAEIVIIDEAHQLADTASNFLGVTVSGKQLTDLADDALAEYFTDAKDMPDLRTACEDLQLEVKDMRLAFGLELRRGDWKDIEENPKIAGALESLQKQLARLTDQLERASVRSKGLESCFDRAEALDMQLETLINDKDGQWIKWYETYSKSFTLSRTPLDIAKEFRGFMARHKATWIFTSATLSVANNFGHFSRSLGLNGAQSQSWESPFDYPNQALFYHPRGLPQPSDPEFTDKIVDFVLPVLEASRGRAFFLFTSHKALQRAAQLLEGKIDHPLLVQGSKSKGVLLEEFKKLGNAILLATASFWEGVDVRGDALSCVIIDKLPFASPGDPVLKARMSAMEKQGRNPFFEHQLPSAIIMLRQGVGRLIRDVNDRGVLMVCDPRLLKRTYGQMFLDSVPAMKRSREIEDVRRFFATEETH; this is encoded by the coding sequence GTGACCGAACTCGCCGACGTCTTTGGTAGTGACGGCGCATTAGCCGGTGTCATCGCCGGTTATTCGCCCCGCTCCGCGCAAATCGAAATGGCCGAAAAGATTGCCGAGGCGATTGCCAGCGGGCAAAACCTGATCGCCGAGGCCGGCACCGGCACCGGCAAGACCTTTGCCTATCTGATTCCGGCGATTTTGTCGCGCAAGAAAGTCATCGTCTCCACCGGTACCAAAAACCTGCAGGATCAGCTATTCAACAAGGATCTGCCGCTGATCCGCAAGGCCTTGAGTCGTATTCCGTTCAAGGCCAGCCTGCTGAAAGGCCGGGCGAATTATCTGTGTACTTATCGCTTGGAATTGGCGTTGAATGCGTCTTTTGGTTACAGCAAGGAAGACGCGGCGGCGCTGGCGCAAATCAAGTCCTGGTCCCGACGCACCAAGACCGGCGATGTCTCCGAAGTGGCCGATGTGCATGATGGTGATCCGGTCTGGTATCACGCCACTTCCACCACCGATAATTGCTTGGGGCAAAACTGTCCGGATTACGCCGACTGTTTTTTGACCAAGGCCCGCAAACAAGCTCAGGAATCGGACGTCGTCGTCGTCAATCATCATTTGTTGTGCGCGGATTGGTCGATACGCGAAACCGGTTTCGGCGAGTTGCTACCGGATGCCGAAATCGTCATCATCGACGAGGCGCATCAACTGGCCGATACCGCGTCCAATTTTCTGGGTGTTACCGTCAGCGGCAAGCAGCTCACAGATTTGGCCGACGATGCGCTGGCCGAATATTTCACCGACGCCAAGGACATGCCGGATCTGCGCACGGCCTGCGAGGATTTGCAACTCGAGGTCAAGGACATGCGGTTGGCGTTTGGGCTTGAATTGCGCCGCGGCGACTGGAAAGACATCGAGGAAAATCCCAAAATCGCCGGGGCATTGGAATCGTTGCAAAAACAGCTGGCGCGTCTGACCGATCAACTGGAACGAGCTTCGGTGCGCAGCAAGGGCTTGGAATCCTGTTTCGATCGCGCCGAAGCGCTGGACATGCAACTGGAAACCCTGATCAACGACAAGGACGGGCAATGGATCAAATGGTACGAAACCTACAGCAAGTCGTTCACGTTGAGCCGCACTCCGCTGGACATCGCCAAGGAATTTCGCGGGTTCATGGCCCGGCATAAGGCGACCTGGATTTTTACCTCGGCGACTTTGAGCGTGGCCAATAATTTCGGTCACTTTTCCCGCAGTCTGGGGCTGAACGGCGCCCAAAGTCAGAGCTGGGAAAGCCCATTCGATTACCCCAACCAAGCCTTGTTTTATCATCCACGCGGTTTGCCCCAACCCAGCGACCCCGAGTTTACCGACAAGATCGTCGATTTCGTCTTGCCGGTATTGGAGGCCAGTCGGGGCAGGGCGTTTTTCCTGTTCACCAGTCACAAGGCCTTGCAGCGTGCCGCGCAATTGCTGGAAGGCAAAATTGATCATCCGTTGTTGGTGCAGGGCAGTAAATCCAAGGGCGTATTGTTGGAAGAGTTCAAGAAATTGGGCAATGCGATATTGCTGGCGACCGCCAGTTTTTGGGAAGGGGTTGATGTCCGCGGTGACGCGCTATCCTGCGTGATCATCGACAAGCTGCCGTTTGCCTCGCCGGGCGATCCGGTTTTGAAAGCCAGAATGAGCGCGATGGAAAAACAGGGCAGAAATCCCTTCTTCGAGCATCAATTGCCCAGCGCGATCATCATGTTGCGCCAGGGTGTGGGCCGTCTGATCCGCGATGTCAACGATAGGGGGGTGTTGATGGTGTGCGACCCGAGACTGTTGAAACGCACCTATGGGCAAATGTTTTTGGACAGCGTGCCGGCGATGAAACGTAGCCGTGAGATCGAAGATGTGCGGCGGTTTTTTGCCACAGAGGAAACACATTGA
- the tsaB gene encoding tRNA (adenosine(37)-N6)-threonylcarbamoyltransferase complex dimerization subunit type 1 TsaB: protein MKLLALETSTDACSAALFIDGEICEKFELAPREHTKLILPMVDALMAEAQLKPWQLDAVALSRGPGSFTGVRIATGVAHGIAFGADVPVALVSTLAAIAQDFFNRYPVDVSFTAMDARMDEIFWGVYRRNDSGLAELLGDEAVTPAAAASFPELAGFGVGSGWAVHGECLSERLGARVQGVVSEIWPRAACVAQLGADDFAKGLAVPVEQALPVYLRDKVAKKQSER from the coding sequence TTGAAATTACTAGCACTGGAAACTTCCACCGACGCCTGTTCGGCGGCCTTGTTCATCGACGGCGAGATTTGCGAAAAATTCGAGTTGGCGCCGCGCGAACATACCAAACTGATTTTGCCGATGGTGGACGCGTTGATGGCTGAAGCGCAGCTAAAACCCTGGCAACTCGATGCGGTCGCCTTGAGCCGCGGACCGGGCTCTTTTACCGGCGTGCGCATTGCTACCGGCGTGGCGCACGGCATCGCGTTTGGCGCCGACGTGCCGGTGGCGCTGGTGTCGACCTTGGCGGCCATTGCGCAGGATTTCTTCAATCGATACCCGGTTGACGTGTCCTTCACGGCTATGGACGCGCGCATGGACGAGATTTTTTGGGGCGTATATCGGCGCAATGATTCAGGCTTGGCCGAGTTGCTCGGCGACGAGGCGGTGACGCCGGCGGCCGCGGCAAGCTTTCCCGAACTGGCCGGGTTTGGCGTCGGTTCGGGCTGGGCGGTACATGGCGAATGTTTGAGCGAACGTTTGGGCGCGCGCGTGCAGGGTGTCGTCAGCGAGATTTGGCCGCGCGCGGCCTGCGTCGCGCAATTAGGCGCCGATGATTTTGCCAAGGGCTTGGCCGTGCCGGTCGAGCAAGCGCTGCCGGTCTATCTGCGCGACAAAGTCGCTAAAAAGCAGTCGGAAAGATAA
- a CDS encoding L-threonylcarbamoyladenylate synthase, which translates to MAEFLEVHPQNPQPRLIQQAVNIIRNGGVIVYPTDASYALGAQIGDKQAMDKIRRIRRLDDNHNFTLLCTDLSQVSTFTKMGNDAHRLIKSLTPGPFTFLLDATREVPRRLQHPKKKTIGVRITDNRIARALLEELGEPLLTTTMILPGEDEALADPYEIRQKLDKELDLIIDGGIIDYKPTTVIACTDKVIEIVRQGIGRAPMLED; encoded by the coding sequence ATGGCCGAGTTTCTCGAAGTTCATCCACAAAACCCGCAACCGCGCTTGATTCAACAGGCGGTCAATATCATCCGTAACGGCGGGGTCATCGTTTATCCGACCGATGCGTCCTACGCGCTGGGTGCGCAAATCGGCGACAAGCAGGCGATGGATAAAATACGTCGCATCCGGCGTCTGGATGATAATCACAACTTTACGCTGCTCTGCACCGATCTGTCGCAAGTGTCGACCTTTACCAAGATGGGCAACGATGCTCACCGGTTGATCAAGAGCCTGACGCCCGGACCGTTCACGTTTTTGTTGGATGCGACGCGCGAGGTGCCACGGCGTCTGCAGCATCCGAAAAAGAAAACCATAGGCGTCCGCATCACCGATAACCGCATCGCGCGGGCGCTGTTGGAGGAACTCGGCGAACCGCTGCTGACCACGACGATGATATTACCCGGCGAGGATGAGGCTTTGGCCGATCCTTATGAAATCCGGCAAAAGCTGGATAAGGAGCTCGATTTGATCATCGACGGCGGCATCATCGACTACAAACCCACCACCGTGATTGCCTGTACCGATAAGGTCATCGAGATCGTCAGGCAGGGTATAGGCCGCGCCCCTATGCTCGAGGATTGA
- a CDS encoding site-2 protease family protein — translation MMGDLTLVQLFVVILVPLVLAVTVHEVAHCWMAKLFGDNTAEQQGRYTLNPLMHIDLLGTIVVPGILLYFTGFIIGWAKPVPIDSRNFKKPKEAMMLVALAGPFSNILMAFGWAFLGRFAVEISQIEFVADPLNLWSRAGIHFNLILALINLLPIPPLDGSRVISGLLPDYWAWRYNQLERFGLIIMVILLLTGMLNILFDYPIYYLEQWFVGLAGR, via the coding sequence ATGATGGGTGATTTGACTTTGGTACAGTTATTTGTCGTCATTTTGGTGCCTTTGGTCTTAGCTGTCACAGTTCATGAAGTAGCTCATTGCTGGATGGCGAAATTGTTCGGTGATAATACAGCAGAGCAACAAGGGCGTTATACCTTGAATCCGCTTATGCATATTGATCTATTGGGTACGATTGTTGTACCCGGTATTCTTCTGTATTTTACTGGATTCATAATTGGCTGGGCTAAGCCGGTTCCCATCGATTCGAGAAATTTCAAAAAACCTAAGGAAGCTATGATGCTAGTTGCTTTAGCTGGACCATTTTCAAATATTTTGATGGCATTTGGTTGGGCGTTTCTAGGTAGATTCGCTGTAGAAATTTCTCAAATCGAATTTGTAGCAGACCCGTTAAATCTCTGGAGTAGAGCAGGTATCCACTTTAATCTGATTTTGGCTTTAATTAACCTCTTACCTATTCCTCCTTTGGATGGTAGCCGAGTAATCAGCGGTCTTTTGCCCGATTACTGGGCTTGGCGCTACAACCAGTTGGAGCGTTTTGGACTAATTATCATGGTTATATTACTTTTAACAGGAATGCTAAATATTCTTTTTGATTACCCTATATATTATTTAGAACAATGGTTTGTAGGTTTGGCTGGTCGATGA
- a CDS encoding segregation and condensation protein A, translating into MDTVETQVEAPITQPLAMVQGEPYQDLPEDLYIPPDALEVFLDAFEGPLDLLLYLIRRQNLDILNIPIAQITRQYLAYIDMMENLRLELAAEYLVMAALLAEIKSRMLLPRQPESEEEEEDPRAFLIRKLQEYEAIKKVAEEIDQLPRNERDTFEASVDTATVNVRQVLPDVQLKELLLAFQDVLKRVEQLSHHHITKEPLSVRERMAAILEKLNGADQLPFPACFTRSEGKNGVVVSFLAILELSKERVIDIFQPEPYAGIHVRIRANSSTGD; encoded by the coding sequence ATGGATACCGTCGAGACGCAAGTCGAAGCGCCTATTACGCAACCATTGGCGATGGTACAGGGTGAGCCTTATCAGGATTTGCCCGAAGACTTGTATATTCCGCCAGATGCGTTGGAAGTGTTTCTGGATGCGTTCGAAGGGCCGTTGGATTTATTGCTGTATTTGATCCGGCGGCAGAATCTGGATATTCTGAATATCCCCATTGCGCAGATCACCCGGCAATATCTGGCTTACATCGACATGATGGAAAATCTGCGGCTGGAGTTGGCGGCGGAATATCTGGTGATGGCCGCGCTACTGGCGGAAATCAAATCCCGCATGTTGCTACCCAGGCAGCCTGAGAGCGAAGAGGAAGAAGAGGACCCGCGCGCGTTTTTGATTCGTAAGTTGCAGGAATACGAAGCGATCAAAAAAGTCGCCGAAGAAATCGATCAATTGCCCAGGAATGAGCGTGATACCTTCGAGGCGTCAGTGGATACGGCGACGGTCAACGTGCGGCAAGTGTTGCCGGATGTGCAACTCAAGGAATTATTGCTGGCGTTTCAGGATGTGTTGAAGCGCGTCGAGCAACTCAGTCACCACCATATAACCAAAGAGCCCTTATCAGTCCGTGAACGAATGGCAGCCATTTTGGAAAAACTTAACGGAGCAGATCAGCTCCCTTTCCCAGCGTGTTTTACCCGAAGTGAAGGAAAAAACGGGGTGGTTGTCTCGTTTCTTGCCATCCTTGAACTCTCCAAAGAGCGAGTCATCGACATTTTCCAGCCCGAACCCTACGCCGGTATCCACGTTAGAATCCGCGCCAATAGCAGTACCGGCGATTGA
- the scpB gene encoding SMC-Scp complex subunit ScpB — protein sequence MNSPKSESSTFSSPNPTPVSTLESAPIAVPAIEASVSQTVVDDVVAKPKPRKPRAKPEPIIQVVERRKKVVRFPAIWTAELRARPAQRQPIAPVPILERKPATRLPPKWAASFRATPPLSRTKAVNKSASRLPAQWAAELRTKKISVPAKSVRKSSARLPSQWAATLRAGAGKAIVLERPLQLPEQPIEYDVNIKRIVEAILFAANKPMTVKQIQEAFPELEQPDTLEIQMALEAIARDYMTRPIGLKQLASGYRFQIREGMAPWVTRLFEEKPARYSRALLETLSIIAYRQPVTRGEIEDIRGVSVSSGIIHTLLEREWIRVIAHKEVPGRPALYGTTKQFLDYFNLTSLSELPTLQEISDLDFSNEQLPQEHRERPQTEPSETEVVSTSAAEQETASDTEAKADNGCETRTLH from the coding sequence TTGAACTCTCCAAAGAGCGAGTCATCGACATTTTCCAGCCCGAACCCTACGCCGGTATCCACGTTAGAATCCGCGCCAATAGCAGTACCGGCGATTGAAGCATCCGTTAGCCAAACCGTCGTCGATGATGTTGTTGCCAAGCCTAAACCACGCAAACCCAGGGCAAAGCCCGAACCCATTATCCAGGTGGTCGAGCGGCGGAAAAAGGTGGTTCGTTTTCCGGCGATCTGGACGGCGGAGTTGCGGGCCAGGCCGGCACAACGGCAGCCAATCGCACCTGTGCCTATCCTTGAGCGTAAACCCGCGACCCGGCTACCGCCAAAGTGGGCAGCGAGTTTTCGAGCCACGCCGCCTTTGTCACGGACAAAAGCTGTCAACAAATCCGCCAGCCGACTGCCGGCTCAATGGGCTGCTGAATTGCGCACCAAGAAGATTTCCGTACCGGCAAAATCGGTCAGGAAATCTTCGGCCCGGCTACCCTCGCAGTGGGCGGCGACCTTGCGTGCCGGTGCCGGCAAGGCCATTGTATTGGAACGCCCGTTGCAGTTACCCGAACAACCGATAGAGTACGACGTGAACATCAAACGCATCGTGGAAGCCATCCTGTTTGCCGCCAACAAGCCGATGACGGTCAAGCAGATTCAAGAGGCCTTTCCGGAGCTGGAGCAACCGGACACATTGGAAATTCAAATGGCGCTGGAAGCCATTGCCCGGGACTATATGACGCGGCCCATAGGCTTGAAACAACTGGCCAGCGGCTATCGTTTTCAAATCCGGGAAGGTATGGCGCCCTGGGTGACGCGCTTGTTCGAGGAAAAACCGGCACGGTATTCCAGGGCTTTGCTGGAAACTCTATCCATCATCGCGTACCGGCAGCCGGTGACGCGCGGCGAGATAGAAGACATCCGGGGGGTCAGTGTCAGTTCCGGTATCATCCATACCCTGCTTGAGCGGGAATGGATACGCGTGATCGCCCATAAAGAAGTGCCGGGCCGGCCGGCCTTGTACGGCACCACCAAGCAATTTCTGGATTATTTCAATTTAACATCGTTGAGCGAATTGCCGACGCTGCAAGAAATCAGCGATCTTGATTTCAGTAACGAACAACTACCGCAGGAACACCGTGAAAGACCGCAAACCGAGCCATCCGAAACAGAAGTCGTCTCAACCTCAGCCGCAGAACAGGAAACCGCATCCGATACGGAAGCCAAAGCCGACAACGGCTGCGAAACCCGAACGCTCCACTGA
- the rluB gene encoding 23S rRNA pseudouridine(2605) synthase RluB — translation MRKPKPTTAAKPERSTESAPGGERIQKLLARAGLGSRREIERWIEEGKLTVNGNRIQPGYHLKPHDHLQINGRVVKWEKYAEQPTRVLVYHKPVGELVTRRDPEGRPVIFTQLPRLAVGRWIAVGRLDINTSGLILVTNNGELANRLMHPSRQVEREYAVRILGEVDEAMMERLRQGVELEDGPAHFEDVRFYAGEGANKWFYVTVKQGRNRLVRRLWESQGVKVSRLIRVRYGDVVLPERVRAHSFYELEAKELETLMASVDL, via the coding sequence ATACGGAAGCCAAAGCCGACAACGGCTGCGAAACCCGAACGCTCCACTGAGTCCGCGCCCGGCGGCGAACGTATCCAGAAATTGCTGGCCCGGGCCGGTTTGGGTTCCAGGCGCGAAATCGAGCGCTGGATAGAAGAGGGCAAGTTGACCGTCAATGGCAACCGTATCCAGCCGGGTTATCATTTGAAACCGCATGACCATCTGCAAATCAACGGCCGGGTGGTGAAATGGGAAAAATACGCCGAGCAGCCGACGCGCGTGCTGGTATATCACAAACCGGTTGGCGAACTGGTCACCCGACGCGATCCGGAAGGCCGGCCGGTAATCTTTACCCAATTGCCGCGCCTGGCGGTGGGCCGATGGATTGCGGTGGGTCGGCTGGATATCAATACGTCCGGATTGATTTTGGTGACCAATAACGGCGAACTGGCCAATCGTCTGATGCATCCTTCGCGGCAAGTCGAACGTGAATATGCGGTCAGGATATTGGGCGAAGTCGATGAAGCCATGATGGAAAGATTGCGGCAAGGCGTCGAGCTGGAAGATGGTCCGGCGCATTTCGAAGACGTGCGTTTCTATGCCGGCGAGGGCGCAAACAAATGGTTTTATGTCACGGTCAAACAGGGGCGCAACCGGCTGGTCCGGCGCCTGTGGGAATCGCAAGGCGTCAAGGTCAGTCGCTTGATTCGGGTGCGCTATGGCGACGTCGTATTGCCGGAACGGGTCAGGGCACATTCGTTTTATGAGTTGGAAGCCAAGGAGCTAGAAACGCTGATGGCCTCTGTCGACTTGTGA
- a CDS encoding winged helix-turn-helix domain-containing protein — protein MRVISNVFVFEADYIFSAVLKGYCYANKVNFSEKGFDDEGIEEAIKVGPSLIFLPIDILRSNQSKTEVLKALKGNDGTVICGLLDSDVIDSDDLDDLIDIRLVTTSDISEIDAFIKRHFLLLNYGLQDRRCTERRSMGDRRVASIADILGGTRRPTGLSHQTYDDDACKNERLRIDHRNKCLFLNGKKVDLTRKEYALFELLSTDTDRVFAADEIIDYLWPENNRATKSDLYQYMHLLRKKVEKDPNNPRWILTIKGFGYRLNLNASEILREEVL, from the coding sequence ATGAGAGTTATCAGCAATGTTTTTGTTTTTGAAGCCGATTATATATTCTCGGCGGTTTTGAAAGGATATTGCTATGCCAATAAAGTCAATTTTTCCGAAAAGGGATTTGATGACGAGGGTATTGAGGAGGCTATAAAAGTTGGTCCTTCTTTAATTTTTTTACCCATCGATATATTGAGGTCCAATCAATCCAAAACAGAAGTGCTAAAAGCCTTGAAGGGCAATGACGGAACTGTTATTTGCGGATTGCTTGATTCCGACGTTATCGATTCAGACGATTTGGATGATTTGATTGATATACGGTTGGTTACTACATCGGATATTTCAGAGATAGATGCTTTTATCAAAAGGCATTTTTTGTTGCTGAATTATGGGTTGCAAGATAGGCGCTGCACTGAAAGGCGATCAATGGGCGATAGGCGTGTTGCGTCGATTGCGGATATTTTAGGCGGAACCAGGCGACCGACTGGCTTGAGCCATCAAACGTATGATGACGACGCATGCAAAAATGAACGGTTAAGAATTGATCACCGTAATAAATGTTTGTTCTTGAATGGGAAAAAGGTCGATTTGACGCGCAAGGAATACGCGCTGTTTGAATTGTTATCAACCGATACGGATCGTGTATTCGCGGCCGATGAAATTATTGATTATCTGTGGCCGGAAAATAACCGGGCGACGAAGTCAGACCTCTATCAATACATGCATTTGCTCAGGAAGAAAGTAGAGAAAGATCCCAATAACCCTCGGTGGATTCTGACGATTAAAGGTTTTGGTTATAGACTCAACCTGAACGCCAGTGAAATTCTCAGGGAAGAGGTTTTGTAA